The region ATATTGTCTAAAACCCCATAACCTTCGCGCGTCGCCGGCTCGATCAACGCAACTCCGGCGCCATCACCAAACAGGATACAAGTATTCCGATCTTCGTAATCGGTAATACTGGACATAGTATCGGCGCCCACCAGGAGTACCCGTTTATACTTGCCATTTTCTACAAATTGCACAGCCGTCTCCAGACCAAAGACAAAACCGGAGCACGCCGCAGAGAGGTCAAAGCCCCAAGCATTGCTCGCACCGATTTTATCCTGTATAAGACAAGCCGTAGACGGAAAAAACATATCCGGTGTGACAGTAGAAACAATAATGCAATCGATGGTTTCAGGGGGAATATCGTACTCATCCAGCATTTGCTTTATGGCGTCGATAGACATATCCGACGTTGCTTCATCGTTGCCGGCAATGCGCCGTTCCGAGATTCCAGTGCGTGTCCGGATCCATTCGTCATTGGTCTCAACCATTTTCTCCAGATCGAAGTTGGTCAGAACTTTCTCCGGCACGTAGCTGCCGACTGCAGTAATTGTAGCGTGTAAAGACATAAATTATCCCTGTGGAATGAGTGGATCGTCAACCTGCGGCATACTCGGAGAGGCTACCCGGTGTGCTT is a window of Candidatus Neomarinimicrobiota bacterium DNA encoding:
- a CDS encoding ketoacyl-ACP synthase III, whose amino-acid sequence is MSLHATITAVGSYVPEKVLTNFDLEKMVETNDEWIRTRTGISERRIAGNDEATSDMSIDAIKQMLDEYDIPPETIDCIIVSTVTPDMFFPSTACLIQDKIGASNAWGFDLSAACSGFVFGLETAVQFVENGKYKRVLLVGADTMSSITDYEDRNTCILFGDGAGVALIEPATREGYGVLDNIMYCDGAGAKFLNMPAGGSRHPATHETVDKNMHYLYQDGRTVFKYAVNGMANVSTEILERNNLTGDDVDFFIPHQANKRIIDAAARKMGLSDDRVVLNIDKYANTTAATIPLGLHEVIKDGRLQEGDTVVFATFGAGFTWGATLLRWGQ